Genomic DNA from Trichoderma asperellum chromosome 5, complete sequence:
CCCGCGGAGACAAGGGCTAAACCCGTTATATTAATGTGATTACCTTTGTCTGGTGGCTGACTGCGGTGGAGGCCCCTTCCGACCAATCGTTAGTCCTTTCCTTGAGAGTTGTACTGTAAAGAACATACGTAAATCATTGTCCTTCACCGTTTAGAAGGCTAGAAAAGGGAGCCCGGATATCACTTGCGGACCAAGAATGCCGCTGTGGAAAGAATGTTGTAGTCAATGCCTTGTACCCAACGACGTCTTGTAACAATGACTGCAGAAATGATAACTTGATGTCTTATTCCAACTACTAGTAAGATGCCGTGTATATGCTTAGCCATGCTCCGCTTACTATTCTTCTAGGTATAAATGTTCTATACTGCGTAACGAGCCCTCTACTTATAATGGTATGATGCCCTTCATGATGTTCAGAACCAAAAATGCAGCCAGATCTTTTGCAATGCAAAGAAAACAGGAGACGCTACACAGGCTGTTGCTATAATCCCTCTTTCGCCTACATAACAGTGAGCATGGCGTATACATCCCATGCTAAGGATAAGGTGTGGTGAACATACTCTATGAAACCATGATGAGCTTTGtaagctctgctgctcctgaaTTTGCTGCGTCCAGTAGCATAGATGGGTGTGTTATCGAGTAGTATATCATTATGCAACGCTGTAAAGTAAATGCAACGAGAGCCGTGTTTTAATTTGAGTTTCCGTTGGGTATCTCGATAGGCGTGCCATTGGATGTGGGCTGCTTTTGGTATAGATGGTGTAGCTTGATGTACTTGTGGACTGAATCAGGTATATCATCTACTCTTTCTCCGTTTTGTATTTGAGCACGGACTCGTGTTGACTAGTCGCCTAGTTAGCACAAACGAGATGGCTACAAGATTaaagaggggaggggggtttcCTACAGATACTTCGTTGGTAATTGTTGGAACTACCcatatctttttatacttcTTGAGAGGCTCTATCGCATCCTGGGTTCTGCATTGCGAGGGCCTGAGTGATATTTTGGACATTAGCACCTGTGAGGACGAGTTTGAGCCAGCGAGGGTTTGCTACCTTTCGACAACAAATGCTCCGTAGTACCCCAGCAGCACATCAATGTCAGCGGGGTCCCATATTCTAGGGTCTGCCATTGTAACAGCGAGATCAGCCCCAATAAGCAGCATGACCTGCGCTCTCACAAAAATGCCGCCTTGAGTCTCAATGCCACCGAGCACATTGTTTATTTCGTGGTCGAAGTGGCGGAGAACATCCACCGTCGGGCTATAGAGAGGTTTGCCTGATTCATCGAGGCGTTCAGTCTCCCAAGGGTCTATTGTGATGGTGGCCGTTGAGTCTGTATCGACGGCCAGGCTACACACTATGGATAGCAGTGAGCGAGAGTTCgactctctttcttttatcttaAGCTTAACCAATTATAAACCTACTTTGAATTCGGTGGTGGGCCGGTGCTAAAGATGCCTTCTGGTACGCATCCGAGCAGGGCGACATGTAATTACCAACGATTTCGAAGCCGGGGTCACTCTGTCTTACGTATTTCTCTGCCAATTCAAACATTCGCAAATCTACAGACTCGTTAGGGAGAGTCTTTATCTATCAGCGCCCAACTTACGAAGAGTCGTTACGGGCGAGAAGCTTCCGCAGGCGACGAGCACCAGCGGCACCTTGTCAGGCCGTGTCAAGCGACGCTTCAGGTTTTGAAGTGGGAATTTGTATCCGGGCGGTGATGCGATCGGCTCGGGAGGAGACATCGGGACGCCGTTCGGCTGCGGGACAGACGCAAAGCTCGACGCCGAGGCCACCATGACTGGATGGGCCGTTTTACGAAGGACGGATGGTGTcgcgggagaagaagaagggagaggcTCGGGGTCGTTTCCGGAGCCCCGtgatgctggtggtggtgttgatggTCGCGTGGGCAGCAGGAAGAATGGCTTGTCGGGTGTAAGAGGTTGCGGCGATGACGAGAGTGGGATATTGGCGATGGATGCCTATCTGGGCGGGCGATTAATAACGCTGAAGCCCCGGAAAAGATGGGGGGATTTTACCGGTGCGGGCAGTAGAAATGCGCTGCCTCCCGCTAAAAACAGCGAGCTAGCCGAGGAGAGCTTCCCTAAGAGGAGTCTGTTTCAACCATTGGGGCTTATTTAGGCAATTGGGCGCACTTGTGGCTGCTTCGAGCTGTGCAAAAGAATTAGCATTGATCGCGACGTAAAGGTGTTTCCAAGGTGAATACTGATATTACGTATTCGCGTAGTAACGATGAATCAAAGAGTGGCCGTGGCCGCATCACCAAATGTGGCAAAGATGGCGTCAGTCTCTCTCAGCCGTAGTC
This window encodes:
- a CDS encoding uncharacterized protein (BUSCO:EOG092D3B18); the encoded protein is MVASASSFASVPQPNGVPMSPPEPIASPPGYKFPLQNLKRRLTRPDKVPLVLVACGSFSPVTTLHLRMFELAEKYVRQSDPGFEIVGNYMSPCSDAYQKASLAPAHHRIQMCSLAVDTDSTATITIDPWETERLDESGKPLYSPTVDVLRHFDHEINNVLGGIETQGGIFVRAQVMLLIGADLAVTMADPRIWDPADIDVLLGYYGAFVVERPSQCRTQDAIEPLKKYKKIWVVPTITNEVSSTRVRAQIQNGERVDDIPDSVHKYIKLHHLYQKQPTSNGTPIEIPNGNSN